The Salvelinus fontinalis isolate EN_2023a unplaced genomic scaffold, ASM2944872v1 scaffold_0203, whole genome shotgun sequence genomic interval CTTCAGTTACTGGGAATATGTCCCCCAACAACACCAGTAAATGAAACATCCATTATATGCCTTGGTTTACAGGAAGTGTGTTAGAGGCTAAATCAGAGGTGGAAAGTTGATTGACATTTGATTgactccgtttcattcagttggacacatctttcTCCGTTTCATTCATTTAGATGtaaacatcttcctccgtttcattcagttggacacatcttcctccgtttcattcagttggacacatcttccaccgtttcattcagttgtaaTCATATCTGTAATGTATGTGAGGCCTTTGAGACATCATACTAAATATGTTGACTTGCTGGTCAAGGGAAATGCAAGTTTTACTTCTTTGAGTTGCTGATTCAGAGACGCTAAGCCTTGTGGGATATTAATGAATGTGAACTCAGCAACCGTAATTCCAGAACAGTCCCACTGTTGTAATAGTGTGATGTGTATCTTCTGACAGACTCTATGCTGAGTAAAGTCATGTTTTTATCCTAAAACGCTGTTCTACCAGAACCAAAGTGTGGATGCAGTCACTATTTAGAGCAGTCTAATCTCATTAACCCAGAACTATAGACTTGTGTgattaagttctgggtccatacGTGTTTGaaactacaggaggtgagtcacatgttatttgttacagcagtttccatggaaacatacagaggagtttatgcAAATCAACCCTTTCTGTCTTGACATCTGAAGGAGGAGTCTCTGAAAACCTATTTAAATCAGTCTGTCCTGACTCAGCTCAACAGTCTCCAgtctaccaactggtctctgAAAACCTATTTAAAGCAGTCTGTCCTGACTCAGCTCAGCAGTCTCCAgtctaccaactggtctctgtTATAACTATTTAAATCAGTCTGTCCTGACTCAGATCAGCAGTCTCTCCAgtctaccaactggtctctgtAACTTCATCTTTGTCTCTGTGGTGTACAGTCTTCAGGTGATGATGGGGGTATTGAatcatctctctactctcctccttctctctctccttcctcctgctctctctcgtgTAGGGGATAAGTTAAGTGATGTTCCAGAGTGCACAGAGTTCTTCCTGGAGGGGAAAACTCCAAATCTCCCAGGTATTTTGGATGGTGGGACAGTCCAGAACCAGAGCCGCTACAAGCTGATTTGCCAGAAGTTCAACAAGACCTACAGCTTTGCAACTCTCTACGACATGACCAACAGGATCCCTGTGTTCTCAGCCTACACCTTCACTGGTCCTCCTACAGACCCCACTGGTGATACAACGTGTACgggatcaaatcaaatgaaaaccAAACTAGTTGGAACAAAACAGTAtagaccaaatcaaatcaaaaccaAACTAGTTGGAAGAAAACAGTAtagaccaaatcaaatcaaaaccaAACTAGTTGGAACAAAACAGTAtagaccaaatcaaatcaaaaccaAACTAGTTAGAACAAAACAGTATAGACCAAATCAACGCTGGATGATCGAGCCCCAGGTAGGACTAATGTTTGTCATATAACATAACATGTGTATTTGTTTACTGGTATATATCACAGACAGTTATGTTACCTAGTCAGTCCTGGATGATCGAGCCCCAGGTAGGACTAATGTTTGTCATATAACATAACATGTGTATTTGTTTACTGGTATATATCACAGACAGTTATGTTACCTAGTCAGTCCTGGATGATAGAGCCCCAGGTAGGACTAATGTTTGTCATATAACATAACATGTGTATTTGTTTACTGGTATATATCACAGACAGTTGTGTTACCTACTTTCAGTACTTAAGTCTGGATTGAATTGTTGGATTTTATTGTGATTTAAAATTGGATTTAAATTGtgaactagttaaagagttgtaatgtctaaactagttaaagagttgtaatgtctaaactagttaaagagttgtaatgtctaaactagttaaagagttttaatgtctaaactagttaaagagttgtaatgtctaaactagttaaagagttgtaatgtctaaactagttaaagagttttAATGTCTGACTGATGTTTCTGCAGCTTGAAGATATAGATATAAAAGAGATGAAAACCCAACATAAGTTGAAGGTGCTTAATAATAATAAAGATATAAGAGTCGACCATCAGGCTGTGGACACAGACTACAATGCAACAATAAAGGGCATGATTTTGGAGAGGGGTCACCTTTTCCCATGTTCGTATGCACCTGATAATGATACCAAGAGGTCCACTTTCACCCTGACAAACATCGTTCCCCAGGAAAGAGGCTTCAACCGAGGCAGATGGATGCAAATGGAGTGCAACGTCAGAAAAGCTCTTGTGAGTAACTGTAAGGATAACAACAACAAGATAGAAGCCTATGTGGTGACTGGAGCAgttcccaacaacaacaacaacacactgaacaaCAGAGTGAACATCCCAGATATCATGTGGACAGCCTTCTGCTGTGAAACCAGTGAGAAGGACAAGTGGATGGCCGGAGCACACTGGGGGGAGAACAAAAAGAAGGAACTGAACACAGAAGTATTGGGCCCCCATCCCTTGACTGATCTGTATGTAATGTTGAACGACCGTTACCGTGTTGATGGTGTCCAGGTGTTCCCAGAGAAGTGTTCAAATGGTGAAATTCCGACAGAGCTTcgtaaagacaaaaacaaaaaattctgtgtctctcaaaaaacaaaaacaaacttgAAACGGAATAAACCTGATGATGACGGTGGTGGTGTCCTGCTGTTCCCAGACCTAAATAAGCGTCTAACTGTTGATACTCCAAGAGCGCTTCCCCTCAAGGATGGGGGGGATGAACATGATCATTGTGTCTATGATGATGActgtgtctgttcctctgttGGGGTCAAAGGTTATTACCTACCTGTTGTATTTGTTTCTGTGCTGGTGATGATGATGTAGTagtgctttagtagactactgtactaccctgtttaatgtagactactgaactaccctgtttaatgtagactactgaactaccctgtttaatgtagactactgtactgccctgtttaatgtagactactgtactaccctgtttaatgtagactactgtactaccctgtttaatgtagactactgaactaccctgtttaatgtagactactgaactaccctgtttaatgtagactactgacctACCCTGTTTagtgtagactactgacctgctttagtagactattATTCTTAAAGATATAACCCAGTAGCTGATTTGGTTTTGAGTGTTGAGATTAGATTTGACCTGATCTGAAATTCAATCTGTGATCGACATCATACATGATAATTCAATAACATATATCATGTTAATCTCAGGATCAACTTCAtacaaaatgtattttgaaaCAAATCTGTAAAATAATTACTGCTTAGCCTAGACTCACTTTGCATGTGATTACAATGTTATTTTAGAATGTATATTTCATCCTTCTTATTAAAAATAAGTAAATAATATTTGAATGTGTTGTGAAAGAGAATAGACCTTCTGTCAGCAGCAGGTAGTGGACATTAACCTGCTACCCTGGTAGTGAggatcagctctgtcagcagcaggtagtggacattaacctgctaccctggtagtgaggatcagctctgtcagcagcaggtagtggacattaacctgctaccctggtagtgaggatcagctctgtcagcagcaggtagtggacattaacctgctaccctggtagtgaggatcagctctgtcagcagcaggtagtggacattaacctgctaccctggtagtgaggatcagctctgtcagcagtaggtagtggacattaacctgctaccctggtagtgaggatcagctctgtcagcagcaggtagtggacattaaccttctaccctggtagtgaggatcagctctgtcagcagcaggtagtggacattaacctgctaccctggtagtgaggatcagctctgtcagcagcaggtagtggacattaacctgctaccctggtagtgaggatcagctctgtcagcagcaggtagtggacattaacctgctaccctggtagtgaggatcagctctgtcagcagcaggtagtggacattaacctgctaccctggtagtgaggatcagctctgtcagcagcaggTAGTGGACATTAACCTGCTACCCTGGTAGTGAGGATCAGCTCTGTCTTTATGTCTTCCACTGAAGTGCAGAAACATCTATTTCATTTAGTTGTTGGTGAACAGCAGCTCAACAATGGGGCTCTTTGTTGTCTTTGGACTTGGAACAAAAGGGGaatattaaaatgtgtttttcctgGTTCAAGTGAGGTTGAACAGGGATTGAAAATGTGATCATCGTTAGACAATATGAGTCTTGTTCAGTACACAAAGCAGGTCCCTAATCAATTGAAAGTAATGATCAGATTTCAAGAATGTTTAGGTTAAAAACCAGCAATGTCAAAGCAAATTAGAATTTTGGCTTCCCATCCCTCTTTATATTTCACTCAATCTGTTCTCTTTCTCGGTTTCACTCAGTCAAATTGGGCTGTTTTTACACAGGCACCCCAATTCTGatatcttttgaccaatcacatcagatcttttcacatctgCTCTTTTtgagagctgatctgattgttcAAAATACCAAATAgtgtaaaaaatatcagaattggtctgTCTGTGTAAAGGCAGCTCCAGTGTCCTACACACAGCTCACCAGGGGTACGTTCAGTTCGCTGGAACGTTTGCTACATTGTGGAATGAGTTGCTGAACAAGTTTTCTCAAAATGTTTTTGTACTTTCTTGATCAGACTTTGAGATAAATGTGCTCCATTCAGGGGGGCTGCCTGGTGTGGCTGGAAGCATTGAGGGACGTATTTAAAGGGAGACTGCCTGGTGTGGCTTGAAGCATTGAGGGACGTATTTAAAGGGAGACTGCCTGGTGTGGCTGGAAGCATTGAGGGACGTATTTAAAGGGAAACGGTGCATTTTGACCCCACAACCCAACCGATCCTCGTTTCTTCAGCTGGTTGTTCAGTACAGCACCATTTCTATTCAACTGAACGCTCCATTAcgttttaatgtactgaacatactatttagttatgtactgaacatactatttagtttaatgtactgaacatactatttagttatgtactgaacatactatttagttttaatgtactgaacatactatttagtttaatgtactgaacatactatttagttttatgtactgaacatactatttagtttaatgtactgaacatactatttagtttgatgtactgaacatactatttagttttaatgtactgaacatactatttagttttaatgtactgaacatactatttagtttaatgtactgaacatactatttagtttaatgtactgaacatactatttagtttaatgtactgaacatactatttagtttaatgtactgaacatactatttagtttaatgtactgaacatactattacgtttaatgtactgaacatactatttagtttaatgtactgaacatactatttagttttaatgtactgaacatactatttagtttaatgtactgaacatactatttagttttatgtactgaacatactatttagttttaatgtactgaacatactatttagtttaatgtactgaacatactatttagtttaatgtactgaacatactatttagtttaatgtactgaacatactatttagtttaatgtactgaacatactatttagtttaatgtactgaacatactatttagtttaatgtactgaacatactatttagtttaatgtactgaacatactatttagtttaatgtactgaacattctatttagtttaatgtactgaacattctatttagtttaatgtactgaacatactttttagtttaatgtactgaacatactatttagtttaatgtactgaacatactatttagtttaatgtactgaacatactatttagttttaatgtactgaacatactatttagttttaatgtactgaacatactatttagttttaatgtactgaacatactatttagttttaatgtactgaacatactatttagtttaatgtactgaacatactatttagtttaatgtactgaacatactatttagtttaatgtactgaacatactatttagtttaatgtactgaacatactatttagtttaatgtactgaacatactatttagttttaatgtactgaacatactatttagttttaatgtactgaacatactatttagtttaatgtactgaacatactatttagtttaatgtactgaacatactatttagtttaatgtactgaacatactatttagtttaatgtactgaacgcAGCCCTGCATTGTCTGAAATAATAACCATTCTtagtggctgtgtcccaaatggcaccctattccttatgtagtgcaggtcctggtctaaagtagtgcactacatggggaataatggtcaaataggccctggtctaaagtagtgcactacatagggaataatggtcaaatcgggcctggtctaaagtagtgcactacatagggaataatggtcaaataggccctggtctaaagtggtgcactacatagggaatagtggtcaaataggccctggtctaaagtagtgcactacatagggaatagggttcaaataggccctggtctaaagtagtgcactacatagggaataatggtcaaataggccctggtctaaagtagtgcactacatagggaatagtggtcAAAtaggccccggtctaaagtagtgcactacatagggaatagggttcaaataggccctggtctaaagtagtgcactacatagggaatagggttcaaataggtcctggtctaaagtagtgcactacatagggaatagggttcaaataggccctggtctaaagtagtgcactacatagggaatagggttccatatggGACGAAGCAATACATCACTGACCTGGGAGAAAACATGGAGAACCCTGTACTCACCATGTTACCAATCTGTCACCAATCACTTTGCTGATCCATCAGAAACCAATAAATATCTCCAGGTCTGTTGAACAAAGTGATTTTCATTGATTTTCAtcatactcacacacagacagacagacagacacactttcTGCAGTGATTGTCATTATAATgtaatttatgtatttattttctgtTGTACAGAGTTGTCTACTGTTGTCTGTCGCCCCCCAGTGGTTCTTCGTTGTAAGAACGAACATATTTccgtcccaaatgggaccctattgtagtgcactataaagggaataggggacCATTAGGGACGTATCTAACTGGAATATGTTGTTGCACTACGTCCTAATgaatagctctggtccagggtgtgacGTGCATCTTGATGGTGATGAACCGTCTTGATGGAtataacaccctggaccagagctacctaaCAATACACAGCTGGATAATAAGTCCTGTTATCTGATATTCTGAATAATGTTGTATTTTATACGTTGTTAAACTGATAAAAAAGgagaaacccgcacactgctcttgctagtatcactgctctttattcAGCTTTccgtatcggcctcaaggccttcgtcagagctttgtgaGTGTTAGTCgtttgcacccttatgtagacattGCATCAAATGAGGTTGGAGTCGAGGGGAAATAAACATGtgttaccaaatataacaatgtgcatttcataagTATTCTAATAAAGTGTGTACGTAAAACGTATTAAACACGTTCTGCCCCGGACCTGGATGTTCtgccagtcccccccccccatatgtGTTTGGGTACATTTttttggggtaaaaaaaaaatctcagcTGAAAGTCGGAGGAACAGAACATAATAGCAGCCCAATTAATAGTCCTCTGCTACAAATTAAACACCATTTCAACACATCTGGTTAGTAGGCTATATAATCAGTTCAATGTCAGTAAAATAGCCTTGTATTTTTAATCTGATTACATTGATAAAATCACCAGTCGCCTGGTTGTTCTGCCGCCCAGGACGAGACAAAAATAATTACATCTTAGACATCCTCATGGATCTAAACTTGGCACTTTCAAAAGTGACCTTTCCACCCAGACAGAGGCTCCACTGACGCAGAAAACTGTCAGCTTCAACCGCTGGCTTCTCGTCCCTTGTAAAACCCAACAACAGAAGCGCTTCCCTAAAAGCTGCCTGGGTTTAAACAAATATATTCTCTTTTCAGAAAGAGAAAAGCTCAATTAAAAGGGACAGAATAGTACAGTCAGTTTTTTTTGTATCTCTTCGAATATTATAGGCTGCAGTTCAGCTTCAGATTGTCATAGAGAGGAATCAATATATCTCCATATGCATCGGAGTCCCGTCTTTTTCGGGCATTTCAGAGCTTGTTTCTACCATAAGACGTCACAGAGTTAAGCATTGTTATAGAACGCTTGATATCATCTGGATacgttttatgtatttatttaaaatataaagaaaacaataGATataatttttgctattttctttaACAAAGGATACGTGATACTCTCAGTCAATTCGAGCCCTGGTTTTagtcaaacacaccaagcccttcccatacacggaggtatttaatcagaaccaaacacaccaagtccttctcagacacggaggtatttaatcagaaccaaacacaccaagcccttcccagacacggaggtatttaatcagaaccaaacacaccaagcctttctcagacacggaggtatttaatcagaaccaaacacaccaagcccttcccagacacggaggtatttaatcagaaccaaacacaccaagcccttcccagacacggaggtatttaatcagtaCATGCGACAGTATTGtagtatacagtggggagaacaagtatttgatacactgccgattttgcaggttttcctacttacaaagcatgtagaggtctgtcatttttatcataggtacacttcaactgtgagagacggaatctaaaacaaaaatccagaaaatcacattgtatgatttttaagtaattaatttgcattttattgcatgacataagtatttgatcacctaccaaccagtaagaattccggctctcacagacctgttcgtttttctttaagaagccctcctgttctccactcattacctgtattaactgcacctgtttgaactcgttacctgtataaaagacacctgtccacacactcaatcaaacagactccaacctctccacaatggccaagaccagagagctgtgtaaggacatcagggataaattgtagacctgtacaaggctgggatgggctacaggacaataggcaagcagcttggtgagaaggcaacaactgttggcacaattattagaaaatggaagaagttcaagatgacggtcaatcaccctcggtctggggctccatgcaagatctcacctcgtggggcatcaatgatcatgaggaatgtgagggatcagcccagaactacacggcaggacctggtcaatgacctgaagagagctgggaccacagtctcaaagaaaaccattagtaacacactacgccgtcatggattaaaatcctgcagcgcacgcaaggtccccctgctcaagccagcgcatgtccaggcccgtctgaagtttgccaatgaccatctggatgatccagaggaggaatgggagaaggtcatgtggtctgattagacaaaaatagagctttttggtctaaactccactcgccgtgattggaggaagaagaaggatgaatacaaccccaagaacaccatcccaaccgtgaagcatggaggtggaaacatcattctttggggatgcttttctgcaaaggggacaggacgactgcaccgtattgaggggaggatggatggggccatgtatcgcgagatcttgaccaacaacctccttccctcagtaagagcattgaagatgggtcgtggctgggtcttccagcatgacaacgacccgaaacacacagccagggcaactaaggagtggctccgtaagaagcatctcaaggtcctggagtggcctagccagtctccagacctgaacccaatagaaaatctttggagggagccgaaagtccgtattgcccagcgacagccccgaaacctgaaggatctggagaaggtctgtatggaggagtgggccaaaatccctgctgcagtgtgtgcaaacctggtcaagaactacaggaaatgtatgatctctgtaattgcaaactaaggtttctgtaccaaatattaagttctgcttttctgatgtatcaaatacttatgtcatgcaataaaatgcaaattaattacttaaaaatcatacaatgtgattttctggatttttgttttagattccttctctcacagttgaagtgtacctatgataaaaattacagacctctacatgctttgtaagtaagaaaacctgcaaaatcgtcagtgtatcaaatacttgttctccccactgtatgtctaTACCGACATCTATGGAGGATAATTGTGTCCGTCAAACAGGAAGTCTTACCACTTATTTACTGGAGGATGAAGAAATAATCTCCAATGATCTGTGTAATTGTGTGTTTCTGACCGTTAACATGTTGGGTGGACGTGTGTACATATAGGAGGTTCCTGACCAGGCAGAAGGGAGTTTCACTTTAACCGCTGCATCGGAGAGTTACAATGTTGCTGTCACTATGTAACCTACTACCTACAGTAGGAAAACGAGTTTCTAATTAATAATATCACACCTGTTATCACACATGGTACGACCCCATAATTGTTACAATTACAATAGAAATAACACTTTTATATTACATATTTAACATATATTTTAATATTCCTGTAGAACTGTAAAACACAGTAAGATCATTTGAGCTTTGGAAACAAGCGCgtttataaatgcatggtgggcctcgttataaatgggtgggcctcgttataaatgcatggtgggcctcgttataaatgcatggtgggcctctttataaatgcatggtgggcctcgttataaatgcatggtgggcctcgttataaatgggtgggcctcgttataaatgcatggtgggcctcgttataaatgggtgggcctcgttataaatgcatggtgggcctcgttataaatgcatggtgggcctcgttataaatgcatggtgggcctcgttataaatgcatggtgggcctcgtcataaatgcatggtgggcctcgttataaatgcatggtgggcctcgttataaatgcatggtgggcctcgttataaatgcatggtgggcctggttataaatgcatggtgggcctcgttataaatgcatggtgggcctcgttataaatgcatggtgggcctcgtcaTGTATTTATTTCGTAGTGGTCTCTTTCCTCTGCTGTGGTGCTGCATTGCAGTCAGCGATGTTTTCTCTCTGTAGCTGTCCAGGGTCCTGAAATCTCTTTCTTCTTTCCTTGTAATAGACAAGTCTTGgtttctccactctctccccgcCATCCTCCTATTGTAGTTGGCTACCGAAAACTTTCGTTGCCCCTCATCTCTTGGGAAATTCCCCTCCTTAGGTTAGGCTACTGTCTTAATCACTAACgttcaggggcgaaaatctgatatcaactttggaggggacaattacatgaaattttctcaagagcaattcctgagggggacaccaaaagtagttctgtaacacatagcctatgttgtaatatgttaaatgtatattgaggaaccataatcactactactggataattgataggtacagtagataACTGAAGGGTTGTCTCAACTTGTTCCAATGTTTAAAtaattataatactactactaataatagttatagcagtgttccttatcagtccagtatgtatgcaggtatttgtACTTACAACTAGCAATACCAAAAAAGGCCAGTAGgtggcaatggtactgtacactgtatgggtgcagTTTtcgtaaatacaatgaacatggtgtgatctcgtctaaaataatctccattgagaaccaacacaaagttggtctccgtattgaattgaccttttaattagactttttctgatacatttatatagtcattaaatatgtgccactggcctgagtctAATACAATAgctttacaagaacaaaaagatacaaataagtacagttctaaaagcaaaataactaatAATCGTAATGGCTGATAAATTggggacgatttcaagttttcataacaatcggaaatcgataTTTTTGGGCGccgtttttttatttctattattttttttacacacctgtatttaatctttatttattataatctttgctacctggttaaataaaggtaaaataaaataagttCACTAgtgacaatttagcttttgcaacgagaccattaaatatatttaagacaatggtataagagagtgtagttctgttcagtttggacttcagtttatcgctaaccttatcacagggactttgaagcactccagctgcatgctgatcttggaataaactgacgatagcaaggattccatctttgacgacgccacataaatggaataggtactagctagtcccgtgtggctcagttggtagagcatggcgcttgcaacgccagggttgtgggttcattccccacggggggaccaggatgaatatgtatgaactttccaatttgtaagttgctctggataagagcgtctgcttaatgacttaaatgtaaatgtaagctaGCTTGAtggttaatgtttgctttagtttgcgcgctagctctgcaaattcagctagtgtgtgaaccctgccaacataataataaaaaaaacattgctatGGCCGATTGACTAGATAAACCTCACCTCAGTTACGTACATTGAGTgtctttcggacagtagatacgaaccctctattaccttgccagctaaagaactggcagtggatcaaaccattgtgaggaaaagggcgggggtcgcaatcttttgaaacttaaaaacttgctattaagtgtctataatcagcataagtgctttcattgcgtattattaatattattgaaattacatagttatgtttacagtgatatattgggggggacaaatcatatttttcccaggatgggggggtcgtgtcccccccgtcccccctgggatttccgcctatgctaACGTTAACAGGTTAGTTAG includes:
- the LOC129844689 gene encoding uncharacterized protein LOC129844689, with translation MMGVLNHLSTLLLLSLLPPALSRVGDKLSDVPECTEFFLEGKTPNLPGILDGGTVQNQSRYKLICQKFNKTYSFATLYDMTNRIPVFSAYTFTGPPTDPTGDTTCTGSNQMKTKLVGTKQYRPNQIKTKLVGRKQYRPNQIKTKLVGTKQYRPNQIKTKLVRTKQYRPNQRWMIEPQLEDIDIKEMKTQHKLKVLNNNKDIRVDHQAVDTDYNATIKGMILERGHLFPCSYAPDNDTKRSTFTLTNIVPQERGFNRGRWMQMECNVRKALVSNCKDNNNKIEAYVVTGAVPNNNNNTLNNRVNIPDIMWTAFCCETSEKDKWMAGAHWGENKKKELNTEVLGPHPLTDLYVMLNDRYRVDGVQVFPEKCSNGEIPTELRKDKNKKFCVSQKTKTNLKRNKPDDDGGGVLLFPDLNKRLTVDTPRALPLKDGGDEHDHCVYDDDCVCSSVGVKGYYLPVVFVSVLVMMM